A window of Syntrophaceae bacterium genomic DNA:
GATGCACGGGGACGGCGAGCGCCTCGGGCTTCAGCCCGATTCTCTTTAGCGAGGGTTCCACGATCTCGTGGACGCGGTTTTCGAAGCGGATCCGCTTGTCCCGGCTGAAGAGCCTCACCTTGCCGCTCGGGAACCAGCCGCTTCCGGCCTCTTCGGCATACTGCCCGTCGTTGGCCTGCCAGCCTCTCTGCTGGGGGATGTCGAGGTAGTTTCGGGTCACCATCGTGAAGGCGCGGGGCTTCCCAGGCGCCTTGGCCGTAAATTTCCTGAAGACCGGGTAATCGCGCGGCGAGAGGACCTCGTCGGCGTCGAGAACGAGGACCCAGTCCCCCGTCGCCTTCGAAAGCGAGAAGTTCCTCGCCTCGGCGAAGTCCTCGGTCCAGGCAAAATCGTACACCTGTGCGCCGAGAGCCCGGCTGAGCTCCCGCGTGCGGTCCGTCGAGCCCGTGTCGACGACGATGATCTCGTCCACCACGGGCTTGGCGCTCAGGAGACAGCGGGCGATGTGCTTCTCCTCGTTCTTCACGATCATGCACAGCGACACCCGTGCCTTTTTCTTCGAAGCATCCCTCATCCCGGCGTGCGGGCCGACCCGGTCCCTCACGTGCAACGCCGACGCGAGGAACGCGTCGTCGATGTCGAAGAGCGTCAAGGCGTGCTCGATCTCCCCCATCGCCTCCTCGTGCCTGCCGAGGCCGATGAGCAGGTCGATGAGCATGAGCCGCAGGTGGCGGCAGTCGGGATAAAGGGCCCTCGCCTCGCGGAAGAGGTCCGCTGCGCTCTCCTGCCTTCCGAGGGACGCCGCCGCGGCGTGGTAGCGTTCCGCACAGTCCGGCACGTGGGGCGAGAGGATAAAGCCCCTCTCCAGGAGTCCATAGGCGTCTTCCTGGTTTCCGGATGCCCATTGCAGCACCCCGAGGTTCGTGAGCGGCTCGCCCCATGCGGGGTCGCAGGCGGCCGCCCTGCGGAAGTGCGTTTCCGCCCCCTGGCGGTCTCCCCTCTTGTAGGCGAGCACGCCCTTGAGGTTGACCGCACGGGCGTTGCCCTCATCGAGGGCAAGCGCCTCGTCGGCGAGTCTTTCCGCCTCGGCGTCCTCGTTGAGACCCTCGCGGCAGTATCCCGTAAGGACAAGGTGCATCCTGCGGTTTGCCTTGTCCGGGACCGCTTCGAGAATGTCGAGGGCTTCCCGGTGGTGCTTCGCCTCGATGAGGGTCTCTGCCAGTTCGCCGTAGATCTCCCACGCACCCGGCGCTTCCCTCATGGCCTCGACGTATCCGGCGACCGCAGCCCGCAGGTCACCCCGCTGATAACGTTCCCGGGCTTTTTCACGGATGTTTCGCGATTGCAGAAATCTTCCCTCGGCGCTCTCGCGGCCGGCGGCGTTCCATTTGCGCCGAAAGATTTTTCGGTTGCCTGCCAGGGAAGACCCGCAGTCGATCCGGTTCCCGATGAAGCTGCGGCTCCCGAAGTGATGGACGAAGACATCCCCGGCGATGTAATTCCGGTATCCTGCCATGAGCGCGCGCAGGCAGAAATCGTCATCCTCGAAATTGCCGGTCCCGAAGCTCTCGTCGAGAAGACCGATCCTGTCCACAAGCGCCTTCCGGAAGAGCATGCAGAAGCCGACGACCCGCCCCGACTCGATGCGGCGATGCCGGTGTCTGTCGCGGAACAGCCGGGCGAACCCGTCCAGGCCCTCCAGCGACGCATACCCGACGGACTCCATCTTCTGCCGGCCGCTGATTGCGTTCGTCAGGGGGCCCACGATGCCCGCGCCGGGCGCGCCTTTCAGGCAGTCAAGCATCCCGGAGAGCCACCCTTCGGTCACGACGGTGTCGTTGTTGAGAAGGAGGATGAACTCGCCCGCGGCGGCCTCGATCCCCTGGTTGCAGCCCTTCGCGAAGCCGAGGTTCGAGCCGTTTTCGATCAGCCGATAGTGCCCGTTCTCCCCGACGAGCTTCCGCAGCCACTGGACCGTCCCGTCCGTGGAGCCGTTGTCGACGAAGATGATCTCATGCGGCTCCGGCGTGTGCCTGCGGACGCTCTCGACGCAGCGCCTCGTGTACTCGAGTTCGTTGAAGGTGAGGATGACGATTGAGACGAGGCCGGCTGAGGCCCCCCGCTTTGCCGCCGATGCATCCGACAAGGCCTGCTTTGTGGCCTCCAGATAGGCCCTGCCGAATCGGAGGTCGGGTTCGAGATGATTCCCTTCCCCCCATTCGTTCCAGGCATTGATGAAGACGATGTTCTCGTCCAAGTCGTACCGGTCGATCTTCCTGATCACGGAAGCAAGCCAATGTCGATAGTGCTCCGGAGAGGACTGGTCGAGGATCACGGATGCCGTTGCCCTGCGCGGCGAGTTATCCCAGCTGGGTGTCACACAGGGGAAGCGCTTGTAGGGTGGGATGGGTTTCTTCAGCATCCGCTCGACGACCGCAGGGTAATCGAAGACGAGGTGATCCTTCGGCAACCGCTTCACAGGCGGACCGAGGTTCCCCCAGTCCGGCTGGAATTCGATACTGGCATCGAAACCGATCAAGCGCGGATCGCCGTACTCGTACGGGGCGCTTTCAACCTTGCAGAGATAGAGTTCCTCGCCCTGCCGCCTGGCCTCCTCTCGCCATACTTCCGCCGTCCGGGCCGCGTTGGGCAATCTCGTCGAGAGGTACACGATCATCAAGGGCTTGTTCCGAATCCGGATATACCTCCTGTCCCGAAACACGCGCAGGAGCCAACGGATGTGTCGCCGGTCATCCTCCTCGCTGAACGTCTGCTCCATGAGGATTTCCCCCTGGCGGCCGTCCCACGCGCGCGTCCAGTGCTCATTCGCCCAGCACAGGCAGAACGGGAAATCAGGCTTGCGGGATGCGAGCACCTCGTCCAGGGGGCGGTTCAGCAGGCGCCTGCCGTTGAACCAGTAGTGGTAGTAGCAGAACCCGTCAATGCCGTACTCTCTGGCCAGATCCGCCTGCGCTTGTCGCGTTTCCCCGACGCGGAGATCGCAGAACCCCAGGTCTGCGGGGATGTGCGGCTGATAGTGTCCGGGGAACAGCGGATTGGCCTGCACGACGTTCGTCCACTCCGTGAACCCTTTGCCCCACCAGCGGTCGTTCTCCGGGATGGGATGGTATTGCGGAAGATAAAGCGCAATCAGGCGCACGTCCGGATGGCTCACCGTGAACTGTCCTCCGTATTTCGCAGAATTTCAAGGTTCTCCCAGGCGTTCCGGTTGCCCGGCGCAACAGCGAGAACTTTGTGGTAGAAGATCTGTGCCTCGGCGGAGCGGCCGGCCAACGCGCAGATGTTGCCGAGAATCAGGAGCGATTCGACATCATGGGGCCGTGCCTTGAGAAGATCGAGATAGATCTGGATTGCATCATCCGCCCGGCCCATCTCCGAAAAGTAGAATCCCGCCAGATTTTTCCGGAATGCGTCGTTTTCCGGTTGAAGGCTTACTGCGCGCTCGTAACACAGACCGGCTTTTTCCTTGTCCTGGAGGCTGTGGTGCAGGACCCCCAGATCCCCATAGAGAACCGCTTTCTCAGGATGTGCTTCGAGCAGTTTCTCGTATCGGGCGATCGCCTTTTCGGGGGGTTCATGCCCGATCATGTTTCGCGCTTGCGCGTACGCCTGCTCGAAACCACCCACCCGTCCGCGTCGATTGTAAAGCTCGTCCAGCATCGCCACGGCGGAATCGAAAATCGTCTCCGGCTTCGGGAAATTGTCGCAGGAAGGCTTTCCGTTCTTCGGGCAACGATTGAATCCGAAACAGCCGGGACAGTCCATGTCCTCGATGAGATAGCGGTAATGGTCCGACACGGGCGCGTCCGAGTTAACCGGCTTGGTGTTTCCAAAGAGGCAGATCGCAGGCGATCCCATGATGTGCGCCGCATAGTGGACGGGGAACGAGTCCATCCCGATCAGCAGGTGATGCGAGGAAAGCAGTTCCCGGAAGTGCTTCAGGTTGCTGTACGGCACGGTCTTTACGTTCTTGCCGCCGTGCGGTCGGGAGCTCAGAAGCGTGATCTGATACCCTTTACGGCGGAATTTCTCGATCAGCACCTTCAGGTGGGTCTCCGGGTAGGTCTTCAGCGGCCAGCCACCCTCCGTGTGCAGCAGGATGCGAAAGGCGCTTCCCGTCCTGTCCGGGAGATACCGGCTTGCGATGGGTCGGCTGCACAGCAGATCGCCTTTCGATTGAAGGCTCGCGCCGAGAGCGAAATAGTAGTGGTCGATCAGGTGAAAATCGGAGATTCGGTATTCCCGGGAGGGCCGGCAATAGTAGTAAAAGTGGTTCTGGATGTCCTCCAGTTTGAAATGGTGAAGGATGGTAAAGAAATATTCCTCGTCGGGAGTGGTGACGCCGTTGCGCAACGTCGGGGTAAAGGGGTAGGAAAGGACCTCGGTCGCGGGAGCACATTCCGCGAGGATGTCACGGTACCACTCGCTGACGACCACTTTCCGGAAGTTCGACATGCTGTTGCGAAGCGCGATGGACAGGAACAACACATCGCCGGCGTGATGCGGCATGATCGCCACGAACGGGATGGCGTTGCGCCTGCGCCGCAACTCGGCCTTTTCCCGCGGCTGCATGCGCTGCAGGGTGTCGTTCGTCACCGGATTGCCGTAGTGCTTGCTCAATGCCAGAAGAGCCGAGTCGGTGACCCACGTGTAGATACGATCGTAATTCTCGTTGTAATGAAATTCATTGTGTGCGGCCGACTTGTTCAGCACGACACTGTTCAGGTAGACGCATCGGGACGGCTCCAGCAGGGCATTGCGCAGGTATGCCGAATCCACCTCGGCGTGCATGGCGGAAAGGAGGCTGAGGAAACGGGCTTCGGCGATCGATACTCCCTTGGGAAGGAAGTATGCCAGGGGCGCCTCGTGCCTGTCGGCAAAGACGGTCACGTACGGATCCAGAGCAACCCGTTTCGTTTCCTCGAGCACCCGTTCGATGATTGCGGGTGGGAGCTTGAAGAAGGGATTGAAAATCAGAATGGGTTCGGTGTTTCCGATTGAAGAGAGTCTGCAAAACAGCTCCATGATATAGCGGCCGGGCGTTGCGAAAGCGGAGTGGAACAATTTTGAGAATGACAGCTCTTTCTTGGATATTTCGAATTGCGCGATGTCGGGACGGTAGCGCGTGGACGGGTCCTGGTTGATGACCCCGATCTTGACAATCACGGGAGTGCCGTACGTGGCCGTGACCTGCAGTTCGGCATAGTCCCGGTTGCCGGGGTCGCACTGTTCGACAGCCCGTTCCAGCGCCTCGACCCGGAGAAGCGAGTTTCTCCAGGCGACCAGCGCTCTCTTCACGGGGCTGGAGTTCACGTCCGGTGCACCCCACTCCGCATCGAGTGCGGCGAATCGATCTCTTTCCTCGAGGTCGGCGTGCAGGTTGGCATCCCAGCGCTCGTGGTAGGAAACCGTCACGTCGGTGAAGCCGTGGCGCTCAAGCAGGCATTGCAGGCCCTCCGCGGTGAAATGGAACACATGGAGCAGAGGGGGCTGTGCCCAGACCCAATTCGTCCCGAGCTTCCGGTACCCCTCGCTGTCGAAGTTGGGGACGGCGAGAATCAGCTTCCCCCCCGGCAGCAAATGACGCTTGATCAGGCGGATCGTTTTGTCCGGATCATTGGAGTGCTCAAGGGCGTGAAGCGCAACCACGGTGTCCCAGTCGTTCCCCGGCGGGGCAGCGTGGGACGTGTACGGGTCGTAGGTGACGCTGTCGTATCCCTCTTTCCGCGCAATCTGGGAAAAATACCCGAGGCCGCCGCCGAAATCGAGGACACGACGGCCCATCAGGGGACGGTATTCCTCGATCCGCTGCTGACAATCCAGGAGCTTGGCGCCGTAGTGATCCTGGTACCAGCGGTAATCGAACGCTGTTTCATAGAGCCGCTTGAGGGTCGCGTCGTCCGGCATGGGGTCGGTGAACGCAGACCTGCAACCGCCGCACTGGACGAGCCGATACTCAACGTCCCAGACCGTCCACCGCATCGTCCCGTAGGGCTTCAAATCCGCTGCGTGACAGAGGGGGCAAAAGCGGACACGACGGCTCGCTTCGCCCGGATGCTCAGCGAGTGCGGCCGCCAGCGGTGCGTACGTCGCTTCGCGGCTGAAGTGAAGACGGGCGTAGGAAACGGCTTTCTGTTCGAGAGCCCGCCTCTTTTCCTCGGATTGAAGCAGCGACAGGACGGCGTATGCGAAGGCCGGCCAGTCCCCGGCGACGATGAACGGGGGGTGCTCCGTTTCCGGGAGACCCTCTACGCTGTTGGGGGTGCCGACGAACGCCTTGCCGTTGCACAGCGCCTCAACGGTCTTGATCTTCAGGCCGGTCCCGATGCGCGTCGGGTTGATGACGACGGCTGCCTTCGCATATTCATCCTCTATCCGCTCTGTCCAGCCAACCCATTCGACATCGGCAAGCCCCCGGAATGCCCTGCCGAGTTTTCCCACGATGCGCAGCGTCGCCGCGGGATGGCCGTTCTTGATGAGCGGCCAGGCATGGGTGTAGAAATCGTTCAAGCCCTGAACGTTCGGCCCGTTGTCCGAGCCGACGACGAACACGGTCCCGGGGATCATGTTCCCGGGATCGCAGGGCTCGATCACGTCGTAATCGATTCCCACGGTGATGACCCTGCGCTCGGGCACCAGCGCGCTGAACATCCTCGCTTCTTCGTGTTGTATCGCCATGATGACGTCGCCGTTGAGCAGGTATGCCCGTTCCTCCTCCGGGGTGCAATAGAGGTCCTCGCCCCTGTCCCTCCGCGAGAACATGTCATGGGTGTCAATGAGTTTGAGGCAGCCGGCCGGGACAGCGGCCAGGCAGGGGGCCGTGAAGACGTACTCCGCGATCACGGCTGCGGGTTTGTACATTCTGCACAACCGTCGCGTCTCCGAAATCAGCTTTGGGGGGCAGAGATTCCTCTTCACGGGATTCGAATGCGCCAACGACTGCATGATGGGACGGACGATGCGCATGTCGACCTGATCATCGGGGATGTCCGTCAAGTGAACGGCATCGACGATCCTTTCCAGTTCTTTCCGGACCGGATCCGGCAGGGCGGGCTGATTGAGCAGCAGGATGGTTTTGTACCCATGGTCACAGAGCCACCGGAGAAGCTTCAGAATCTTGATCTCGTTGCCCGCGGCGGGCGGGTAGGGCACGACATGGGTGATCAGGATCACCGCGGGTCTCTGGTCGTGAGCATTCGGCGTCATGGGTTCTCTCTCGGGTTCGATTCGGTTAGTGCGTTACGGTGATCTCGTCCCTGCAGGCTTCCAGGTATCGTCTGCCGTGTTTCCGGTCCGGCTCGACGTAGTTCCCTTCCGCCCATTCATTCCATGATTTCAGGAAGATGATCCGCTTGTCAGGATGCCTGTGGATCACCTGCCCGATCGCCTCCCGCAGGTGGATTCTGAACAGAGCAGGAGTGGAATCGTGCAGGACATATCCCTGGGCGCCGCATCGCGCCGTATTGTCCCAGTTTGGGACGACGCAGGGGAACGCGTCGACGTCCCCCCGCAGCGGCGGCAGGGCACGCTTGATGTAGACTTCATAGGGCATGACGTCCGGTTTCCTGTGCGTCACAAGGTTTCGGGTGTCTGCGTTCGGCGGCGGATTGAAGATGTGCCACGTGCTCAGTCCGGGCTGGTGGGGAACCATTGCGTCAAACCCGTTTTCCTCCGGTTTCCAGTCCATCGTGTTCGCGTTCCCGATGAAGTAGATACCCGGCAAGCCCGCCTTGATGGCCAGCTCCTGCCAGTGCTCGATGAACCTCTTCGGCTCCGGCAGCTGATAGGGCTTGTAGACCAGGAAGACCGGCTTGTTGTAGACGGTGATGTAGCGCTTGTCGAAAAAGGCCTCCGCAATCGCGCGGAAATGCGCCTCCTCGTCCTTTCTTCCCGGGTATGTCTGCTCGATCAGGATTCGATCGGGGCATCCGTGCCAGATCCCGGACCACGTGTCGTTTGCCCACCCCAGGCAGAAGGGCAGCGAGGGCTCCCCGGATTTCAGGACCTCGGTGAAGGGCTTTTCGAGCAGGCGCTTTCCGGAAAACCAGTAGTGCCAGTAACAAAACCCCTCGATGCCGTGCTCCTGCGCGAGCCGGGCCTGCGCAGCTCTCGTCTCGGGCAGCCGCAGATCGTAAAAACCGAGCTCTTCCGGGACGCGGGGCTGATCGTGGCCGGGGTACAGGGGGCGGGCCTTCGCGACATTCGTCCATTCGGTGAATCCTTTCCCCCACCACGCGTCGTTCTCCGGGATGGCGTGGAACTGCGGCAGATAAAATGCAATCAGTCTTGCTTTCCGGTATGTTTTCACTCGGTATCTCTTCCTGTCATGGGGTGGATCGACGGGGCATCCGGCGGATCTCCCTAGTTGTTTCTCACCAGGACCCTGTATTCGATCTGGAGCCTGTCAGCCGACGGCAGGTCTGTCGGCAGAGCAATTTCCAGGTGCGGGTCGTCGGATGCGAAAATCAGGATATTGTCGCACACGGATTTGGCATTCGTCCCGGACAGGGTCGCGCGGACGGGCTCGCCCTCCCGATAAACCTGAAGCTGATTCAGCTCCACGATGGGTGCGGCATGTTCGATCGGATCCCATCGCAGTGCCCGTATTTTCCCGAACGGCCTCAAATCAATGTCGATCCCGATGCGGCCCGTCTGCGGATCCGTCGGCAGTTCATACACCAGAGCGTCACCCTCGATGAACCCGGCGCCGTTATCCACGTAGATCTTTCCCACATACCGCCGGCCCGATGGGTCCTTCATGAAGCCGGCTGCGCCATTCTTGGCTACGACATCGCCGATTGCCTTTGCGTAGGCGTCACGGATGCGGTACGCCAGTTCAAGGACAAGCGAATCGGCATGCGCCATTCCCGAGGGCACATCCAGATGAAAAGAGGGGTCGTCTGTCAGGAAAATGTAGCGGTTGCCGTTGACGTATTCCGCATTGGATTTCTTGATCCGCACGGGCTTCACGAGGCTGCCGGCTTGCAACTCGATGCGGCCGATCTCGATGATTGCGGCCGCGTTTTCGACCGGATCGAACCGGAGGGCTCTGATGGGAGCGACGCCCCGCAGAGGGAAGGTCAGCGCAACGGAGCCGGAATCGGAACCGGGAGGCAACGGCATGATCAATGCGCTGCTCTCCGAGAACCCGTCACCCCGATCGATGTACAGTTTCGCATGAGGGGGCGGAGAGGACGCGTGCTGCTTCAAGGCTTCAACCGATTGTTCCAGCATGCCGACGTATTCCGGTCCGACGGAATATTTTAGAACTGCCTGAATGCTTCTGACGGTGTCCCAATGATCGGGCAGCGAGAGGTAAAAGGCGGGGTCGCGAGTCGTGAAGAGGTGTCGATTGTCGCGCACGTCTGCGGCGTTGGAGCCCTTGAGCGGAATCTCGACACGTTCTCCGTCTTTTCTCGTCAGCGCAATGCGGATCACCTCGACGCCCGCCGGAGCATTGTCGATCGGGTCCAGCCGGAGTGCGCGGATCCTTCCGAAGCCGTTCAGATTGAATTCAACGGTCACGGGACCCTTGTCGAAGCGGCCCGGAAGGAGGCGTTTCAGAGATTCTTCTTCATTGAATCCTTGCCCCGTATCGATATAGAGCGTAGCGAACTGGAACGGACGGACATCGTCAATATCCGGACATTCGTTGATCATGCCGCCGGAGATTTCGTCTTGCTGCGGCCGGTCGGAAAGCGATGTCTCCCGCCGGTTCGAAAGAAGCTCCTGATAGACGTGCAGGAGACCCTCGATTTCGCCGTCCAGTGACGGGACAGGGGTCTGAAGCGCCCCGCGTGACAGGGCTTCGATCGCGTCAGGGAACGCGATGATCTCGGTCATTCGCTCTGCAAGCGCATCGCTGTCCCCGCAGGCGATGCGGTAACCGTTGCGGCCGTTTTCGATGATGGAGGAACCGAAAAAATCGGTCGCGATGACGGGTACGCCGGACCAGAGCACCTCACGAACGACACGGTTGTACGTTTCGAAATACGAAGGGATGACGGCGCAATGGATTTGCGAAACGATTCGGGGGAGGTTCTCCGGTTTGAAGCCGCCGTGGCAGAAAATTCTGTTGCCGTGCGCTTTGCTCAACTCGGCGATCCAGTTGACGAAAGGCTCATGTCCGATCTCGCCGAAAAAATGAAATTCGAAATCTTTCGATCCGGGCAGCAGTTCGAGAGCCCTCAGGATGACGTCGATCCCTTTTCGGGGGATGCCCGTACCGATGAAACCGAACTTGACAACTCCTCCTTCGACCCGGATCGGATGGGACGGTCTTGCATGAGGGAATGAGAACCCGCGCGGGATGACGCGGATCCGTTCCTCGGGAATGGGGACGAAAGATGTAAAGTAGCGCTTGAATTCGGGGG
This region includes:
- a CDS encoding glycoside hydrolase family 99-like domain-containing protein, which encodes MIAFYLPQFHAIPENDAWWGKGFTEWTNVAKARPLYPGHDQPRVPEELGFYDLRLPETRAAQARLAQEHGIEGFCYWHYWFSGKRLLEKPFTEVLKSGEPSLPFCLGWANDTWSGIWHGCPDRILIEQTYPGRKDEEAHFRAIAEAFFDKRYITVYNKPVFLVYKPYQLPEPKRFIEHWQELAIKAGLPGIYFIGNANTMDWKPEENGFDAMVPHQPGLSTWHIFNPPPNADTRNLVTHRKPDVMPYEVYIKRALPPLRGDVDAFPCVVPNWDNTARCGAQGYVLHDSTPALFRIHLREAIGQVIHRHPDKRIIFLKSWNEWAEGNYVEPDRKHGRRYLEACRDEITVTH
- a CDS encoding FkbM family methyltransferase — protein: MTAPFAHDYNLRSLRKIRVKGHDFNLYVTPRFVSPYADQEYEAVTALIIRRRAKTARTFIDVGAHYGFFSVLVGHANPDCAIFAFEPIPVNYEILEKNIALNGIRNVRLFQSAVSNRDGNAAFQVSAASDNSGFLANPAADILQDMTVSVISLDHLIEEIPNKPTLIKIDTEGSERQVLQGMKKLVKKVDELEMILEFNQRCLRHNGLMPEALLRHIHELGFSILFVHDERGFCERYEDGADWHALMGGKNYKNLYCVKKGVLKQKGLDPGIPMLRCKDDIGRTGKASLEGNSSHGKYRNENERKVRRVLFVNHSLAPYELTGTPLTTLNHARGMKAKGLEVGVLIPDPSVRQDSGKCEIDGITLYRIPKTDQEDSFFPNASAEDSLRHQQIVRHVLQDFRPDIVHINDYLFMPLETIRCFARSGVPVVRNICNTEEICYRMEPILSSGRRVKTCTGPGDMGRCAECYCRFRRIDLADALGSIKKRFAERSEYLKGIYDREVSAVVFTTPEFKRYFTSFVPIPEERIRVIPRGFSFPHARPSHPIRVEGGVVKFGFIGTGIPRKGIDVILRALELLPGSKDFEFHFFGEIGHEPFVNWIAELSKAHGNRIFCHGGFKPENLPRIVSQIHCAVIPSYFETYNRVVREVLWSGVPVIATDFFGSSIIENGRNGYRIACGDSDALAERMTEIIAFPDAIEALSRGALQTPVPSLDGEIEGLLHVYQELLSNRRETSLSDRPQQDEISGGMINECPDIDDVRPFQFATLYIDTGQGFNEEESLKRLLPGRFDKGPVTVEFNLNGFGRIRALRLDPIDNAPAGVEVIRIALTRKDGERVEIPLKGSNAADVRDNRHLFTTRDPAFYLSLPDHWDTVRSIQAVLKYSVGPEYVGMLEQSVEALKQHASSPPPHAKLYIDRGDGFSESSALIMPLPPGSDSGSVALTFPLRGVAPIRALRFDPVENAAAIIEIGRIELQAGSLVKPVRIKKSNAEYVNGNRYIFLTDDPSFHLDVPSGMAHADSLVLELAYRIRDAYAKAIGDVVAKNGAAGFMKDPSGRRYVGKIYVDNGAGFIEGDALVYELPTDPQTGRIGIDIDLRPFGKIRALRWDPIEHAAPIVELNQLQVYREGEPVRATLSGTNAKSVCDNILIFASDDPHLEIALPTDLPSADRLQIEYRVLVRNN
- a CDS encoding methyltransferase domain-containing protein, with product MFSALVPERRVITVGIDYDVIEPCDPGNMIPGTVFVVGSDNGPNVQGLNDFYTHAWPLIKNGHPAATLRIVGKLGRAFRGLADVEWVGWTERIEDEYAKAAVVINPTRIGTGLKIKTVEALCNGKAFVGTPNSVEGLPETEHPPFIVAGDWPAFAYAVLSLLQSEEKRRALEQKAVSYARLHFSREATYAPLAAALAEHPGEASRRVRFCPLCHAADLKPYGTMRWTVWDVEYRLVQCGGCRSAFTDPMPDDATLKRLYETAFDYRWYQDHYGAKLLDCQQRIEEYRPLMGRRVLDFGGGLGYFSQIARKEGYDSVTYDPYTSHAAPPGNDWDTVVALHALEHSNDPDKTIRLIKRHLLPGGKLILAVPNFDSEGYRKLGTNWVWAQPPLLHVFHFTAEGLQCLLERHGFTDVTVSYHERWDANLHADLEERDRFAALDAEWGAPDVNSSPVKRALVAWRNSLLRVEALERAVEQCDPGNRDYAELQVTATYGTPVIVKIGVINQDPSTRYRPDIAQFEISKKELSFSKLFHSAFATPGRYIMELFCRLSSIGNTEPILIFNPFFKLPPAIIERVLEETKRVALDPYVTVFADRHEAPLAYFLPKGVSIAEARFLSLLSAMHAEVDSAYLRNALLEPSRCVYLNSVVLNKSAAHNEFHYNENYDRIYTWVTDSALLALSKHYGNPVTNDTLQRMQPREKAELRRRRNAIPFVAIMPHHAGDVLFLSIALRNSMSNFRKVVVSEWYRDILAECAPATEVLSYPFTPTLRNGVTTPDEEYFFTILHHFKLEDIQNHFYYYCRPSREYRISDFHLIDHYYFALGASLQSKGDLLCSRPIASRYLPDRTGSAFRILLHTEGGWPLKTYPETHLKVLIEKFRRKGYQITLLSSRPHGGKNVKTVPYSNLKHFRELLSSHHLLIGMDSFPVHYAAHIMGSPAICLFGNTKPVNSDAPVSDHYRYLIEDMDCPGCFGFNRCPKNGKPSCDNFPKPETIFDSAVAMLDELYNRRGRVGGFEQAYAQARNMIGHEPPEKAIARYEKLLEAHPEKAVLYGDLGVLHHSLQDKEKAGLCYERAVSLQPENDAFRKNLAGFYFSEMGRADDAIQIYLDLLKARPHDVESLLILGNICALAGRSAEAQIFYHKVLAVAPGNRNAWENLEILRNTEDSSR